A single genomic interval of Spinacia oleracea cultivar Varoflay chromosome 6, BTI_SOV_V1, whole genome shotgun sequence harbors:
- the LOC110784951 gene encoding uncharacterized protein isoform X1, translating into MSSDMFVFDEPYYSHLPTTIISPEEISGNFFTDPISTLSDSSIDSIFHEFSDDHNSSNNNNNNNNNNNNNNNNSYQNTTTSLTTTTTTTQISADEAQSLDQIAHTLFTNSPPSHQLETLSLQQQQQSHLGNLGNVFSENYSVMSDNVKSEDFQVGFDYPPNSYNSYFLGSTNNNNNSESMMKFMQRSYSSNSFEAKPSFWFQAKFDSLLEVQNFQPGTDNGQMRRVCSTGDLPVGRVCSSTASPLSGEGNMMEESNFKVGKYSAEERKERIDRYRAKRTQRNFNKTIKYACRKTLADNRPRVRGRFARNDETGEIPKPTCFNRYEDDDDLWAENLQEEEDEGILGRGGGGGERFLNCFGATHHFQYCGY; encoded by the exons ATGTCTTCTGATATGTTTGTGTTCGATGAACCATATTACTCTCATTTACCAACAACCATAATTTCACCTGAAGAAATTTCAGGGAATTTCTTCACTGACCCAATTTCAACTCTTTCTGATTCCTCCATTGATAGCATCTTCCATGAATTCTCTGATGAtcacaacagcagcaacaacaacaacaacaacaacaacaacaacaacaacaacaacaacaacagctaCCAAAACACCACCACGTCACTCACAACAACCACCACTACAACCCAAATTTCAGCTGATGAAGCACAATCTCTGGACCAAATTGCCCATACCCTTTTCACCAATTCACCTCCAAGTCATCAACTTGAAACCCTCTCtcttcaacaacaacaacaaagccatTTGGGTAATTTGGGAAATGTATTTAGTGAAAATTACTCTGTTATGTCAGATAACGTAAAATCAGAGGATTTTCAGGTGGGTTTTGACTACCCTCCAAACAGCTACAACTCTTATTTTCTAGGCAgtactaataataataacaacagtGAAAGTATGATGAAATTCATGCAAAGAAGTTACAGCAGTAACTCATTTGAAGCAAAACCAAGCTTTTGGTTCCAAGCCAAGTTTGATTCTCTTCTGGAGGTCCAAAATTTTCAACCCGGAACCGATAACGGTCAAATGAGACGGGTCTGTAGCACTGGGGATTTACCA GTGGGGAGAGTTTGTTCATCAACAGCAAGTCCATTATCAGGAGAAGGAAACATGATGGAAGAATCAAATTTCAAAGTAGGAAAGTATAGTGcagaagaaagaaaagaaaggattgATAGGTACAGAGCTAAGCGTACTCAACGAAACTTCAATAAGACCATCAAG TATGCATGCCGAAAAACGCTAGCCGACAACAGACCAAGAGTACGTGGCAGATTCGCTCGCAACGATGAGACTGGAGAGATTCCAAAACCCACCTGTTTCAATCgttatgaagatgatgatgatcttTGG GCTGAAAATTTGCAAGAAGAAGAAGACGAAGGAATATTAGgcagaggaggaggaggaggagaacgGTTCCTGAACTGTTTTGGAGCTACTCATCACTTTCAGTACTGTGGTTATTGA
- the LOC110784951 gene encoding uncharacterized protein isoform X2: protein MSSDMFVFDEPYYSHLPTTIISPEEISGNFFTDPISTLSDSSIDSIFHEFSDDHNSSNNNNNNNNNNNNNNNNSYQNTTTSLTTTTTTTQISADEAQSLDQIAHTLFTNSPPSHQLETLSLQQQQQSHLGNLGNVFSENYSVMSDNVKSEDFQVGFDYPPNSYNSYFLGSTNNNNNSESMMKFMQRSYSSNSFEAKPSFWFQAKFDSLLEVQNFQPGTDNGQMRRVGRVCSSTASPLSGEGNMMEESNFKVGKYSAEERKERIDRYRAKRTQRNFNKTIKYACRKTLADNRPRVRGRFARNDETGEIPKPTCFNRYEDDDDLWAENLQEEEDEGILGRGGGGGERFLNCFGATHHFQYCGY, encoded by the exons ATGTCTTCTGATATGTTTGTGTTCGATGAACCATATTACTCTCATTTACCAACAACCATAATTTCACCTGAAGAAATTTCAGGGAATTTCTTCACTGACCCAATTTCAACTCTTTCTGATTCCTCCATTGATAGCATCTTCCATGAATTCTCTGATGAtcacaacagcagcaacaacaacaacaacaacaacaacaacaacaacaacaacaacaacaacagctaCCAAAACACCACCACGTCACTCACAACAACCACCACTACAACCCAAATTTCAGCTGATGAAGCACAATCTCTGGACCAAATTGCCCATACCCTTTTCACCAATTCACCTCCAAGTCATCAACTTGAAACCCTCTCtcttcaacaacaacaacaaagccatTTGGGTAATTTGGGAAATGTATTTAGTGAAAATTACTCTGTTATGTCAGATAACGTAAAATCAGAGGATTTTCAGGTGGGTTTTGACTACCCTCCAAACAGCTACAACTCTTATTTTCTAGGCAgtactaataataataacaacagtGAAAGTATGATGAAATTCATGCAAAGAAGTTACAGCAGTAACTCATTTGAAGCAAAACCAAGCTTTTGGTTCCAAGCCAAGTTTGATTCTCTTCTGGAGGTCCAAAATTTTCAACCCGGAACCGATAACGGTCAAATGAGACGG GTGGGGAGAGTTTGTTCATCAACAGCAAGTCCATTATCAGGAGAAGGAAACATGATGGAAGAATCAAATTTCAAAGTAGGAAAGTATAGTGcagaagaaagaaaagaaaggattgATAGGTACAGAGCTAAGCGTACTCAACGAAACTTCAATAAGACCATCAAG TATGCATGCCGAAAAACGCTAGCCGACAACAGACCAAGAGTACGTGGCAGATTCGCTCGCAACGATGAGACTGGAGAGATTCCAAAACCCACCTGTTTCAATCgttatgaagatgatgatgatcttTGG GCTGAAAATTTGCAAGAAGAAGAAGACGAAGGAATATTAGgcagaggaggaggaggaggagaacgGTTCCTGAACTGTTTTGGAGCTACTCATCACTTTCAGTACTGTGGTTATTGA
- the LOC110784950 gene encoding uncharacterized protein isoform X1 — translation MVSQEYLQKMEVRQNFRNMWHTDLLRTIQADTPYCCLSLFCAPCVSYMLRKRALYNDMTRYVCCAGYMPCSGRCGESKCPEFCLATEVFLCFGNSVASTRFMLQDEYNIQTTQCDNCIIGFMFCLSQIACIFSIVAMIVGSQEIQEASQLLTCLSDMVYCTVCACMQGRDPVRTPPYVRTLLMVRTPPYVRTLLMTQHKIEMDKRDGKFGPQPMAVPQVQQMSRLDQPYPPAAGYPPPQSQQAYGYPPPPQAYPAPGYPPAGSAYPPPGYPPAGYPK, via the exons ATGGTGTCGCAGGAGTATTTGCAGAAAATGGAGGTCCGGCAGAACTTCCGAAACATGTGGCACACTGATCTCCTTCGTACTATTCAGGCCGATACTCCTT ATTGCTGCTTGTCGTTGTTCTG TGCTCCATGTGTATCATATATGCTGCGTAAACGTGCTCTTTACAATGATATGACAAG ATACGTATGCTGTGCAGGTTATATGCCTTGTAGTGGCCGGTGTGGTGAAAGCAAATGTCCTGAATTTTGTCTTGCTACTGAG GTCTTTCTCTGCTTTGGTAACTCGGTGGCTTCCACTCGTTTTATGTTACAGGACGAGTACAACATACAGACAACGCAATGTGATAATTGCATAATT GGTTTTATGTTCTGCCTCAGCCAAATTGCATGCATATTTTCTATCGTAGCCATGATTGTGGGAAGTCAAGAAATCCAAGAAGCATCTCAATTGTTGACTTGCCTTTCTGATATGGTTTACTGCAC CGTTTGCGCGTGTATGCAG gggagggatccggtgagaacacctccttatgtgagaacacttcttatggtgagaacacctccttatgtgagaacacttcttatg ACACAGCACAAGATTGAAATGGACAAGCGTGATGGCAAGTTTGGGCCTCAGCCAATGGCAGTGCCCCAAGTTCAGCAGATGTCTCGGCTTGACCAGCCATATCCTCCCGCTGCTGGATATCCGCCCCCTCAATCCCAACAAGCATACGgttatccacctccacctcaagCATATCCTGCTCCAGGCTACCCACCTGCGGGTTCTGCTTATCCTCCTCCGGGCTACCCACCAGCTGGTTATCCAAAGTGA
- the LOC110784950 gene encoding uncharacterized protein isoform X2, translated as MVSQEYLQKMEVRQNFRNMWHTDLLRTIQADTPYCCLSLFCAPCVSYMLRKRALYNDMTRYVCCAGYMPCSGRCGESKCPEFCLATEVFLCFGNSVASTRFMLQDEYNIQTTQCDNCIIGFMFCLSQIACIFSIVAMIVGSQEIQEASQLLTCLSDMVYCTVCACMQGRDPVRTPPYVRTLLMTQHKIEMDKRDGKFGPQPMAVPQVQQMSRLDQPYPPAAGYPPPQSQQAYGYPPPPQAYPAPGYPPAGSAYPPPGYPPAGYPK; from the exons ATGGTGTCGCAGGAGTATTTGCAGAAAATGGAGGTCCGGCAGAACTTCCGAAACATGTGGCACACTGATCTCCTTCGTACTATTCAGGCCGATACTCCTT ATTGCTGCTTGTCGTTGTTCTG TGCTCCATGTGTATCATATATGCTGCGTAAACGTGCTCTTTACAATGATATGACAAG ATACGTATGCTGTGCAGGTTATATGCCTTGTAGTGGCCGGTGTGGTGAAAGCAAATGTCCTGAATTTTGTCTTGCTACTGAG GTCTTTCTCTGCTTTGGTAACTCGGTGGCTTCCACTCGTTTTATGTTACAGGACGAGTACAACATACAGACAACGCAATGTGATAATTGCATAATT GGTTTTATGTTCTGCCTCAGCCAAATTGCATGCATATTTTCTATCGTAGCCATGATTGTGGGAAGTCAAGAAATCCAAGAAGCATCTCAATTGTTGACTTGCCTTTCTGATATGGTTTACTGCAC CGTTTGCGCGTGTATGCAG gggagggatccggtgagaacacctccttatgtgagaacacttcttatg ACACAGCACAAGATTGAAATGGACAAGCGTGATGGCAAGTTTGGGCCTCAGCCAATGGCAGTGCCCCAAGTTCAGCAGATGTCTCGGCTTGACCAGCCATATCCTCCCGCTGCTGGATATCCGCCCCCTCAATCCCAACAAGCATACGgttatccacctccacctcaagCATATCCTGCTCCAGGCTACCCACCTGCGGGTTCTGCTTATCCTCCTCCGGGCTACCCACCAGCTGGTTATCCAAAGTGA
- the LOC110784950 gene encoding uncharacterized protein isoform X3 codes for MVSQEYLQKMEVRQNFRNMWHTDLLRTIQADTPYCCLSLFCAPCVSYMLRKRALYNDMTRYVCCAGYMPCSGRCGESKCPEFCLATEVFLCFGNSVASTRFMLQDEYNIQTTQCDNCIIGFMFCLSQIACIFSIVAMIVGSQEIQEASQLLTCLSDMVYCTVCACMQTQHKIEMDKRDGKFGPQPMAVPQVQQMSRLDQPYPPAAGYPPPQSQQAYGYPPPPQAYPAPGYPPAGSAYPPPGYPPAGYPK; via the exons ATGGTGTCGCAGGAGTATTTGCAGAAAATGGAGGTCCGGCAGAACTTCCGAAACATGTGGCACACTGATCTCCTTCGTACTATTCAGGCCGATACTCCTT ATTGCTGCTTGTCGTTGTTCTG TGCTCCATGTGTATCATATATGCTGCGTAAACGTGCTCTTTACAATGATATGACAAG ATACGTATGCTGTGCAGGTTATATGCCTTGTAGTGGCCGGTGTGGTGAAAGCAAATGTCCTGAATTTTGTCTTGCTACTGAG GTCTTTCTCTGCTTTGGTAACTCGGTGGCTTCCACTCGTTTTATGTTACAGGACGAGTACAACATACAGACAACGCAATGTGATAATTGCATAATT GGTTTTATGTTCTGCCTCAGCCAAATTGCATGCATATTTTCTATCGTAGCCATGATTGTGGGAAGTCAAGAAATCCAAGAAGCATCTCAATTGTTGACTTGCCTTTCTGATATGGTTTACTGCAC CGTTTGCGCGTGTATGCAG ACACAGCACAAGATTGAAATGGACAAGCGTGATGGCAAGTTTGGGCCTCAGCCAATGGCAGTGCCCCAAGTTCAGCAGATGTCTCGGCTTGACCAGCCATATCCTCCCGCTGCTGGATATCCGCCCCCTCAATCCCAACAAGCATACGgttatccacctccacctcaagCATATCCTGCTCCAGGCTACCCACCTGCGGGTTCTGCTTATCCTCCTCCGGGCTACCCACCAGCTGGTTATCCAAAGTGA